Proteins co-encoded in one Cataglyphis hispanica isolate Lineage 1 chromosome 4, ULB_Chis1_1.0, whole genome shotgun sequence genomic window:
- the LOC126849292 gene encoding probable serine/threonine-protein kinase samkC has protein sequence MQFTPHELVFGKTAKVPSSETDTTQELNESYAKYLTDTQQTQNRPKTNSDQTRPRPGPKQTQSSTKTDINENQTRPKTEPDQTQTIHKTKPYQTQARPKIDPEHTQTKQKETQTKPRTGPKQTQTRPRRGPKQIHFGPTPVPKQTQNRPRPSPKQTKTKPRPDPDQTQTRPIPVPKQTQIRPKPGPKQIQTRPRPGLKQTQIISKPGPKHTQTIPRPNQKQTQTRPRPGPKQTKTRPKQGPKQTQIGPSPGPKQTKTRLRPVPKQTQNGPRPDHDQFHYRPRPVPASPKTPIRP, from the exons ATGCAATTCACTCCCCATGAGCTAGTGTTCGGAAAAACTGCCAAGGTACCTTCCAGCGAGACCGACACAACCCAGGAGCTAAACGAGAGTTATGCGAAATACCTG ACAGACACTCAACAGACTCAGAACAGGCCCAAAACAAACTCAGACCAGACCAGACCTAGACCTGGCCCAAAACAAACCCAGAGCAGTACCAAAACAGACATAAACGAAAACCAAACCAGGCCCAAAACAGAACCAGACCAGACCCAGACGATACACAAGACAAAACCATACCAGACCCAGGCAAGGCCCAAAATAGACCCAGAACATACCCAGACCAAACAAAAAGAGACCCAGACCAAACCCAGGACGGGCCCAAAACAGACCCAGACCAGACCCAGACGAGGCCCAAAACAGATTCATTTCGGACCAACCCCAGTACCAAAACAGACCCAGAACAGACCCAGACCGAGCCCAAAGCAGACCAAGACCAAACCCAGACCAGACCCAGACCAGACCCAGACCAGACCCATACCTGTCCCAAAACAGACTCAGATAAGACCAAAACCAGGACCAAAACAAATTCAGACCAGACCTAGACCAGGCCTAAAACAGACGCAGATCATATCCAAACCAGGCCCAAAACACACCCAGACCATACCCAGACCAAACCAAAAACAGACCCAGACGAGACCCAGACCAGGCCCAAAACAAACCAAGACCAGACCCAAACAAGGCCCAAAACAGACCCAGATCGGACCAAGTCCAGGACCAAAACAGACCAAGACCAGACTTAGACCAGTACCAAAACAGACCCAAAACGGACCCAGACCAGACCATGACCAATTCCATTACAGACCCAGACCAGTCCCAGCCAGTCCCAAAACACCCATAAGACCCTGA